A genome region from Hoplias malabaricus isolate fHopMal1 chromosome 8, fHopMal1.hap1, whole genome shotgun sequence includes the following:
- the naa15b gene encoding N-alpha-acetyltransferase 15, NatA auxiliary subunit b isoform X1, whose translation MPTVTLPPKENALFKRILRCYEHKQYRNGLKFCKQILSNPKFAEHGETLAMKGLTLNCLGKKEEAYELVRRGLRNDLKSHVCWHVYGLLQRSDKKYDEAIKCYRNALKWDKDNLQILRDLSLLQIQMRDLEGYRETRYQLLQLRPAQRASWIGYAIAYHLLEDYEMAAKIIEEFRKTQQTSPDKVDYEYSELLLYQNQVLREAGLLKEALEHLTTYEKQICDKLAVEETRGELLLCLGRYEDAADVYRRLQERNPENWSYYHGLEKALKPATPEEMLKIYEEAWVKYPKGLVPRRLPLNFLSGEKFRECLDRYLRMNFSKGCPPVFTTLKPLYKDKDKVAIIEDLVVGYETSLNSCRMFNQNDDGKEEPPTTLLWVQYFLAQHYDQIGQQTLALEYINAAIESTPTLIELFLVKAKIYKHSGNIREAARWMDEAQALDTADRFINSKCAKYLLKAGLVKEAEEMCSKFTREGASAVENLNEMQCMWFQTECALAYKSMKKYGDALKKCHEIERHFVEITDDQFDFHTYCMRKMTLRSYVDLLKLEDVLRMHPFYYKAASTAIQIYLNLHDNPLTDDSKELQADTGNLTDKELKKLRNKQRRAQKKAQLEEEKKNAEKEKQLKNQKKKKEDDDEEIGGPKEELIPEKLAKVENPLDEAVKFLIPLKNLVKNKIETHLLAFEIYFRKEKFLLMLQSVKRAYAIDPDHPWLHQCLVRFFKRVSEAKDLAEPVRTVLKQEISRLFGDSNAKSFNQAFLNKHSDSIPHRLAAAKIMFYLDPSTQKKAMDLATGLDESLNNRSIQICTEVLENLHDGSLGDATEAAESYRAECHKIYPYTLAFMPPGYEENMKIAVNGDLSTETEELANDM comes from the exons ATGCCGACAGTCACCCTACCGCCTAAAGAAAATGCTCTCTTCAAGAGGATCCTG AGATGCTATGAGCACAAGCAGTACAGAAATGGGCTGAAATTCTGCAAACAAATTTTGTCCAACCCCAAGTTTGCTGAGCATGGAG AGACGCTGGCGATGAAAGGGCTTACACTGAACTGCCTAGGGAAGAAAGAAGAAGCATATGAACTTGTCCGCCGAGGACTCAGAAATGACCTGAAGAGCCATGTCT GCTGGCACGTGTACGGCCTGCTGCAGCGCTCGGATAAGAAGTATGACGAGGccattaagtgctacagaaaTGCTCTGAAATGGGACAAAGACAACCTGCAGATCCTCAGAGACCTCTCTCTGCTGCAGATTCAAATGCGGGACCTAGAAGGctacagg gagaCCCGGTACCAACTGCTGCAGCTGAGGCCTGCTCAGCGGGCATCATGGATCGGTTATGCCATTGCATACCATCTACTGGAGGATTATGAGATGGCAGCAAAGATTATTGAGGAGTTCCGAAAAACGCAACAG ACATCCCCAGATAAAGTGGACTACGAGTACAGTGAGTTGCTGCTGTATCAGAACCAGGTGCTGAGGGAGGCAGGGCTTCTCAAAGAGGCACTGGAGCATCTAACTACCTATGAGAAACAGATCTGTGACAAGCTGGCAGTCGAGGAGACCAGAG gagagCTCCTGCTGTGTCTGGGCCGCTATGAGGATGCTGCAGATGTGTACAGGAGACTACAAGAGAGAAATCCGGAGAACTGGTCCTATTATCACGGTTTGGAGAAAGCACTTAAGCCTG cTACGCCAGAAGAAATGCTGAAGATCTACGAGGAGGCCTGGGTTAAGTACCCAAAAGGTCTGGTGCCTCGCAGGCTACCGCTCAATTTCCTGTCTG gAGAGAAGTTTCGGGAATGTCTGGATAGGTACTTAAGAATGAACTTCAGCAAAGGCTGCCCTCCAGTCTTCACTACCCTTAAACCCCTCTACAAGGACAAAGACAAG GTGGCAATAATTGAAGACTTAGTTGTAGGATATGAAACATCTTTAAATAGCTGCAGAATGTTCAATCAAAATG ATGATGGGAAGGAGGAGCCCCCCACAACGTTACTATGGGTTCAGTATTTCCTGGCACAACATTATGATCAAATTGGTCAGCAGACCCTAGCTCTAGAATACATCAATGCCGCAATAGAAAGCACGCCAACACTCATCGAACTCTTCCTAGTGAAAGCCAAGATATATAAG CACTCTGGGAATATTAGGGAGGCAGCACGATGGATGGATGAGGCTCAGGCACTGGACACTGCTGATCGATTCATTAACTCCAAATGTGCCAAGTATCTGCTCAAAGCAGGCCTAGTAAAAGAGGCAGAGGAGATGTGCTCCAAGTTCACACGG GAGGGTGCATCTGCAGTAGAGAACCTGAATGAGATGCAGTGTATGTGGTTTCAAACAGAATGTGCACTGGCATATAAGTCTATGAAGAAATATGGAGATGCACTCAAAAAATGCCATGAGATTGAGAGG CATTTCGTGGAGATAACAGATGATCAGTTTGACTTTCACACATACTGCATGCGGAAGATGACGCTTCGCTCCTATGTAGACCTTTTAAAGCTGGAGGACGTATTGCGCATGCACCCATTCTACTACAAAGCTGCAAGCACCGCCATCCAAATCTACCTCAACCTGCATGACAACCCACTCACTGATGACAGCAAGGAGCTACAAGCTGATACCG GGAATCTGACAGATAAAGAGCTAAAGAAACTACGGAATAAGCAGAGACGAGCACAGAAAAAGGCTCAACTggaggaagaaaagaagaatgcagagaaagagaagcagCTGAAGAatcagaagaaaaagaaggaggaTGACGATGAGGAGATAGGGGGACCCAAAGAGGAGCTCATACCAGAAAAACTAGCTAAG gTGGAAAACCCATTAGATGAGGCTGTGAAGTTCCTAATTCCTTTAAAAAACCTTGTGAAGAATAAGATAGAGACTCACCTCCTGGCCTTTGAGATCTACTTCAGAAAAG AAAAGTTCTTGTTAATGCTGCAATCAGTGAAGAGGGCCTATGCTATAGACCCGGATCACCCTTGGCTTCATCAATGTCTCGTGCGCTTTTTCAAAAGAG TATCGGAGGCTAAAGACTTGGCGGAACCTGTCCGCACGGTCCTAAAACAGGAAATCTCTCGGTTGTTTGGTGACAGCAATGCCAAGAGCTTCAACCAGGCTTTTCTCAACAAGCACTCAGACTCAATCCCTCACCGATTAGCAG CTGCCAAAATCATGTTCTACTTAGACCCTTCAACACAGAAAAAGGCAATGGATCTTGCTACTGGACTGGATGAATCACTTAATAACAGGAGCATTCAG ATCTGTACAGAGGTATTGGAAAACCTGCATGACGGAAGCCTTGGAGATGCCACGGAGGCAGCCGAATCATACCGAGCAGAGTGTCATAAGATCTACCCGTACACACTGGCTTTCATGCCGCCAGGCTATGAGGAAAACATGAAAATTGCTGTCAACGGAGACCTCTCTACGGAAACGGAAGAACTAGCTAATGACATGTGA
- the naa15b gene encoding N-alpha-acetyltransferase 15, NatA auxiliary subunit b isoform X2, protein MRDLEGYRETRYQLLQLRPAQRASWIGYAIAYHLLEDYEMAAKIIEEFRKTQQTSPDKVDYEYSELLLYQNQVLREAGLLKEALEHLTTYEKQICDKLAVEETRGELLLCLGRYEDAADVYRRLQERNPENWSYYHGLEKALKPATPEEMLKIYEEAWVKYPKGLVPRRLPLNFLSGEKFRECLDRYLRMNFSKGCPPVFTTLKPLYKDKDKVAIIEDLVVGYETSLNSCRMFNQNDDGKEEPPTTLLWVQYFLAQHYDQIGQQTLALEYINAAIESTPTLIELFLVKAKIYKHSGNIREAARWMDEAQALDTADRFINSKCAKYLLKAGLVKEAEEMCSKFTREGASAVENLNEMQCMWFQTECALAYKSMKKYGDALKKCHEIERHFVEITDDQFDFHTYCMRKMTLRSYVDLLKLEDVLRMHPFYYKAASTAIQIYLNLHDNPLTDDSKELQADTGNLTDKELKKLRNKQRRAQKKAQLEEEKKNAEKEKQLKNQKKKKEDDDEEIGGPKEELIPEKLAKVENPLDEAVKFLIPLKNLVKNKIETHLLAFEIYFRKEKFLLMLQSVKRAYAIDPDHPWLHQCLVRFFKRVSEAKDLAEPVRTVLKQEISRLFGDSNAKSFNQAFLNKHSDSIPHRLAAAKIMFYLDPSTQKKAMDLATGLDESLNNRSIQICTEVLENLHDGSLGDATEAAESYRAECHKIYPYTLAFMPPGYEENMKIAVNGDLSTETEELANDM, encoded by the exons ATGCGGGACCTAGAAGGctacagg gagaCCCGGTACCAACTGCTGCAGCTGAGGCCTGCTCAGCGGGCATCATGGATCGGTTATGCCATTGCATACCATCTACTGGAGGATTATGAGATGGCAGCAAAGATTATTGAGGAGTTCCGAAAAACGCAACAG ACATCCCCAGATAAAGTGGACTACGAGTACAGTGAGTTGCTGCTGTATCAGAACCAGGTGCTGAGGGAGGCAGGGCTTCTCAAAGAGGCACTGGAGCATCTAACTACCTATGAGAAACAGATCTGTGACAAGCTGGCAGTCGAGGAGACCAGAG gagagCTCCTGCTGTGTCTGGGCCGCTATGAGGATGCTGCAGATGTGTACAGGAGACTACAAGAGAGAAATCCGGAGAACTGGTCCTATTATCACGGTTTGGAGAAAGCACTTAAGCCTG cTACGCCAGAAGAAATGCTGAAGATCTACGAGGAGGCCTGGGTTAAGTACCCAAAAGGTCTGGTGCCTCGCAGGCTACCGCTCAATTTCCTGTCTG gAGAGAAGTTTCGGGAATGTCTGGATAGGTACTTAAGAATGAACTTCAGCAAAGGCTGCCCTCCAGTCTTCACTACCCTTAAACCCCTCTACAAGGACAAAGACAAG GTGGCAATAATTGAAGACTTAGTTGTAGGATATGAAACATCTTTAAATAGCTGCAGAATGTTCAATCAAAATG ATGATGGGAAGGAGGAGCCCCCCACAACGTTACTATGGGTTCAGTATTTCCTGGCACAACATTATGATCAAATTGGTCAGCAGACCCTAGCTCTAGAATACATCAATGCCGCAATAGAAAGCACGCCAACACTCATCGAACTCTTCCTAGTGAAAGCCAAGATATATAAG CACTCTGGGAATATTAGGGAGGCAGCACGATGGATGGATGAGGCTCAGGCACTGGACACTGCTGATCGATTCATTAACTCCAAATGTGCCAAGTATCTGCTCAAAGCAGGCCTAGTAAAAGAGGCAGAGGAGATGTGCTCCAAGTTCACACGG GAGGGTGCATCTGCAGTAGAGAACCTGAATGAGATGCAGTGTATGTGGTTTCAAACAGAATGTGCACTGGCATATAAGTCTATGAAGAAATATGGAGATGCACTCAAAAAATGCCATGAGATTGAGAGG CATTTCGTGGAGATAACAGATGATCAGTTTGACTTTCACACATACTGCATGCGGAAGATGACGCTTCGCTCCTATGTAGACCTTTTAAAGCTGGAGGACGTATTGCGCATGCACCCATTCTACTACAAAGCTGCAAGCACCGCCATCCAAATCTACCTCAACCTGCATGACAACCCACTCACTGATGACAGCAAGGAGCTACAAGCTGATACCG GGAATCTGACAGATAAAGAGCTAAAGAAACTACGGAATAAGCAGAGACGAGCACAGAAAAAGGCTCAACTggaggaagaaaagaagaatgcagagaaagagaagcagCTGAAGAatcagaagaaaaagaaggaggaTGACGATGAGGAGATAGGGGGACCCAAAGAGGAGCTCATACCAGAAAAACTAGCTAAG gTGGAAAACCCATTAGATGAGGCTGTGAAGTTCCTAATTCCTTTAAAAAACCTTGTGAAGAATAAGATAGAGACTCACCTCCTGGCCTTTGAGATCTACTTCAGAAAAG AAAAGTTCTTGTTAATGCTGCAATCAGTGAAGAGGGCCTATGCTATAGACCCGGATCACCCTTGGCTTCATCAATGTCTCGTGCGCTTTTTCAAAAGAG TATCGGAGGCTAAAGACTTGGCGGAACCTGTCCGCACGGTCCTAAAACAGGAAATCTCTCGGTTGTTTGGTGACAGCAATGCCAAGAGCTTCAACCAGGCTTTTCTCAACAAGCACTCAGACTCAATCCCTCACCGATTAGCAG CTGCCAAAATCATGTTCTACTTAGACCCTTCAACACAGAAAAAGGCAATGGATCTTGCTACTGGACTGGATGAATCACTTAATAACAGGAGCATTCAG ATCTGTACAGAGGTATTGGAAAACCTGCATGACGGAAGCCTTGGAGATGCCACGGAGGCAGCCGAATCATACCGAGCAGAGTGTCATAAGATCTACCCGTACACACTGGCTTTCATGCCGCCAGGCTATGAGGAAAACATGAAAATTGCTGTCAACGGAGACCTCTCTACGGAAACGGAAGAACTAGCTAATGACATGTGA